In Zingiber officinale cultivar Zhangliang chromosome 8B, Zo_v1.1, whole genome shotgun sequence, a single genomic region encodes these proteins:
- the LOC122016796 gene encoding syntaxin-121-like has translation MDGSNLDQILQDADAIEEELREVERLHQRLRESNEAGKALLDASAVRALRLRMDADTTIALKKASLIKLRLQSLERTDATGGSADRSRATVVAGLRHKLRASVAAFAELRRAVSVEYREILARRYFTLTGEAADEATVEELVAAGEGERLLQQAIEEGRGQGLEADVVAEIQERRGAAEELERNLVELQRLFVDMAVSVGAQGLQMDDIEANVGRANSFVRHGAEELGAAQQQRRSTRNWACIAAVILAIVILVAILAVVLTLAANNRKILSFSLFSLSATLF, from the coding sequence ATGGACGGATCCAACCTCGATCAGATCTTGCAGGACGCTGACGCCATCGAGGAGGAGCTACGGGAGGTGGAGCGGCTCCACCAGCGCCTGCGCGAGTCCAACGAAGCCGGCAAGGCCCTGCTGGATGCCTCGGCGGTGCGCGCCCTCCGCCTCCGCATGGACGCCGACACCACCATCGCCCTCAAAAAAGCCAGCCTCATCAAGCTCCGCCTCCAATCGTTAGAGCGCACCGATGCCACCGGCGGCTCCGCCGACCGTTCCCGCGCCACCGTCGTCGCCGGCCTCCGGCACAAGCTGCGCGCTTCCGTGGCAGCTTTCGCGGAGCTCCGCCGCGCGGTCTCCGTCGAGTACCGGGAGATCCTGGCGCGGCGGTACTTCACCTTGACGGGGGAGGCGGCGGACGAGGCGACGGTGGAGGAGCTGGTGGCAGCAGGCGAGGGCGAACGGCTTCTGCAGCAGGCCATCGAGGAGGGACGCGGACAGGGACTGGAGGCCGACGTGGTGGCGGAGATCCAGGAGCGGCGCGGCGCCGCGGAGGAGCTGGAGCGCAACCTGGTGGAGCTGCAGCGGCTATTCGTAGACATGGCGGTGTCGGTAGGGGCCCAGGGTCTGCAGATGGACGACATCGAGGCAAACGTCGGCCGCGCCAACTCCTTTGTCCGCCATGGCGCGGAGGAGCTCGGCGCCGCCCAGCAGCAGAGGAGGAGCACCCGCAATTGGGCTTGCATCGCCGCCGTGATCCTCGCCATCGTCATCCTCGTCGCAATCCTCGCCGTCGTGCTGACTCTCGCCGCGAATAATAGGAAAATCTTGAGCTTCTCACTCTTCTCTCTCTCTGCTACTCTTTTTTAA
- the LOC122015836 gene encoding co-chaperone protein p23-2-like, producing MGRQPEVLWAQRSDKIYLTVSLPDARDVLVQSQPQGVFQFSAVGAQGELFDFNLELYDTTVPEASKTKIGMRNIICSIKKEKKAWWKRLLKSEEKPAPYIKVDWNKWCDEDEQSDISDSFASDDENNGGVDDDDTDDDGLLYLPDLEKARGK from the exons ATGGG TCGCCAGCCCGAAGTTCTGTGGGCACAGCGCTCGGATAAGATCTATTTGACTGTTTCTCTGCCCGATGCAAGAGATGTTTTGGTGCAGAGTCAGCCCCAGGGAGTGTTTCAGTTCTCGGCTGTTGGGGCTCAAGGTGAGCTCTTTGACTTCAACCTCGAGTTGTATGACACCACAGTTCCTGAG GCTAGTAAAACAAAAATTGGGATGAGGAACATAATATGTTCAATCAAGAAAGAGAAAAAGGCATGGTGGAAGCGGCTGCTGAAGTCAGAGGAAAAACCTGCTCCTTATATTAAAGTTGATTGGAATAAATGGTGTGATGAAGATGAGCAGTCTGACATTT CTGATTCGTTTGCATCTGACGATGAAAACAATGGG GGCGTGGATGACGATGACACTGACGATGATGGGTTGCTCT ATCTACCTGATCTAGAGAAGGCCAGAGGAAAATGA
- the LOC122016566 gene encoding tryptophan synthase alpha chain-like, with protein MLKEVVPQISCPVVMFSYYNLISSSRSQWFLSALEDAGAQGLIVPDLPFEDGATLRREAAEKNIDMVLLTTPATPKKKMKAIVDASEGFVYLVSSAGVTGARDIVNTKVQFLLKEVKETSRKPVAVGFGVSKPQHVKQISSWGADGVIVGSAIVKLLGEANSREEGLRHVKSFVACLTAALPLGKNEN; from the exons ATGCTGAAGGAG GTCGTCCCACAGATCTCTTGCCCAGTTGTGATGTTCTCCTATTATAATCTGATTTCAAGCTCCAGAAGCCAGTGGTTCCTGTCTGCACTAGAAGATGCTGGTGCACAAG GGCTTATTGTGCCAGACCTTCCCTTTGAAGATGGTGCAACTTTAAGGAGAGAAGCTGCTGAGAAAAATATCGATATG GTTCTGCTAACTACACCTGCCACTCCAAAGAAGAAAATGAAGGCTATTGTTGATGCTTCTGAAGGATTTGTGTACCTT GTAAGCTCTGCTGGGGTAACTGGCGCCCGCGATATTGTGAACACTAAGGTACAGTTTCTCCTCAAGGAAGTTAAAGAG ACATCTCGGAAACCTGTTGCAGTGGGGTTTGGAGTATCAAAACCACAGCACGTCAAGCAG ATTTCATCATGGGGAGCTGATGGCGTGATTGTCGGTAGCGCCATCGTCAAACTGTTAGGCGAAGCAAACTCCAGAGAAGAAGGATTGAGGCATGTGAAGTCCTTTGTGGCATGCTTAACTGCTGCACTTCCTTTAGGGAAGAATGAAAACTAA
- the LOC122015835 gene encoding protein RESTRICTED TEV MOVEMENT 2-like: MSTTPSALQASENFEPSSEWVHEEAFRTLLIYLPGFKREHIKVQISNNGYINISGERPLDGQRRSKFTKQYPLPEHCKVAQTRAKFENETLQVRFSIAQDVVTLPLVPTPIMHKPPSSPMERTTTQQGEKAQERNGKSQKAVPEEEELRRKKQSEAKEEIGRKEQPKATGIQEKKQEKLQDKGKSEEGRSNSDMKQDYRMSPALKTEGRSKSDVKQGQQISPSLKPEEGRSKSDVKQGQRMSPALKTEDTSSLEKKQELHESSSFPSSNGKGTVTTAKYSIDSLFMGLPPAKKTLLVNVVVAGLVCLGIGLYLRYK, translated from the exons ATGTCAACAACCCCATCCGCTCTTCAAGCTTCCGAGAATTTTGAGCCATCTTCGGAATGGGTTCATGAAGAAGCCTTCAGAACACTTCTCATTTATCTCCCAG GATTCAAGAGGGAACATATCAAGGTACAAATATCTAACAACGGTTACATTAACATAAGCGGCGAACGGCCGCTAGACGGTCAACGTCGGAGCAAGTTCACAAAGCAATATCCATTGCCAGAGCACTGCAAGGTGGCACAAACCCGGGCAAAGTTTGAGAACGAAACACTGCAAGTTAGGTTCTCCATTGCTCAAGATGTGGTCACTCTTCCTCTGGTGCCAACGCCCATAATGCACAAACCACCATCGTCGCCGATGGAGAGAACTACAACTCAGCAAGGGGAGAAGGCACAGGAAAGAAATGGTAAGAGTCAGAAAGCAGTACCTGAAGAGGAAGAGCTACGAAGGAAGAAGCAGTctgaagccaaagaagaaattggTCGTAAGGAACAGCCGAAGGCAACTGGTATTCAGGAGAAAAAGCAAGAGAAGTTGCAAGACAAGGGTAAATCTGAAGAAGGCAGATCAAATAGTGACATGAAACAGGACTACAGGATGAGTCCTGCACTTAAAACTGAAGGCAGATCAAAGAGTGATGTGAAACAGGGCCAGCAGATCAGTCCATCTCTTAAACCAGAAGAAGGCAGATCAAAGAGTGATGTGAAACAGGGACAGCGGATGAGTCCTGCACTTAAAACAGAGGATACATCTAGCCTGGAAAAGAAACAGGAGCTACACGAGAGCTCAAGTTTTCCCAGTTCCAACGGCAAAGGCACCGTGACGACAGCAAAGTACAGTATCGACAGCCTTTTCATGGGGCTCCCTCCAGCTAAGAAGACACTGTTGGTGAATGTGGTTGTCGCCGGTTTAGTGTGTCTTGGAATTGGATTGTATTTGAGGTACAAATAA